The DNA region ATTTTCAATCCCCGATTGCCGAACCGCTTGTGAAATACAACGTTGCACCGCTTCGCTATTGGGTGCGGTCATAGTACCATCTCCACGCTGTCCTCCACTATTTATAGCGCCTCCTAAAACCTCCGCATAAATTTTGGCGTTACGTGCCCGAGCGCTTTCCAGAGATTCCAAAACCAGTGCCCCTGCCCCACTTCCCGGAACAAACCCTGCTGCCGAAGCACTCATGGGCCTGCTTGCCGCTTCCGGATTATCATTGTAATTCCTAGGAAGAATTCGCATGGCATCAAAACCGGACCACACATATGGGCCACTATCACTACAACTGCCCACCAACATACGTTCTGCTTGGCCATTTGCAATTCGCTCATACCCCATAAGAACACCTTCTGTTCCCGTGGTACAGGCCGAAGAATTGGTCGTCACTTGATTTCCACACCCTAAAATACCTCCTAAATACGCACTTACGCCACTCGCCATGGTTTGAATAACCGTAGTACTGCCCAAACGACGGACTTTCTTTGCATCTACCAAATGTATGGCCTCATAGAACTTATCTACCCCTAAAGTGCCGGAACCAAAGAGAATACCGCTATCCCAATCCGGTTTTTCTTGACCGGCTTTGGGTAGCCCAGCATCATTCCACGCATCGGTACCCGCCATTACGCCGTACATTATTCCAGTTGCTGAAAGACCCCGTAACTGCAAGGGCGTAAAATAAGGTGCTAGAATTTCATCGGTCAACTCAGGTTTCCCTGCAATTTGACAGCCGAATTCAAATTCTTTCAACTGCGGTTGAAACTGAATGCCACTTTTGCCCTGCGCCATGGCATCGGCAAAATTAGTTCGACCAATTCCGTTAGGAGCACAAACACCCATTCCCGTAATTACAACTCGTTTACGCATTTGCATCACTTTTAAACATTCCTGAAATTTCACCCTTACATACCAATTCCCCTTTGGAGTTATGCATTTTTACCGCACATTTTAACTTATTGAATCGGAAATAAATTTTCTTGGAGGTCACCGTTACTTTTTCGTCCGGTTGTACTGGCAGCAAGAAATCCATCTGAGAACTGCTCATACCGATTTGCATGTTATTTACAGTAAAACCACCCTCTTCAGTCAGCAAATAGATACCCAAACATACCACACCAATCTGCGCGCAACATTCCGTCAACAGCACCCCAGGCGTTACCGGAGCCCCCTTAAAATGCCCCCTGTAAAAATCCGAATCTTCGGAAAACAAATACGTACCAACCACCCCATCGCTATTCACCTCAAGCAGGTCGTCAACAAACAAGAACGGAGGGCCGTACGGTAATTGATTTATAAGTTCTGTTTTCGTCATTTTATAAATATTTTGTGTTAAGTCATAT from Zobellia alginiliquefaciens includes:
- a CDS encoding beta-ketoacyl-[acyl-carrier-protein] synthase family protein codes for the protein MRKRVVITGMGVCAPNGIGRTNFADAMAQGKSGIQFQPQLKEFEFGCQIAGKPELTDEILAPYFTPLQLRGLSATGIMYGVMAGTDAWNDAGLPKAGQEKPDWDSGILFGSGTLGVDKFYEAIHLVDAKKVRRLGSTTVIQTMASGVSAYLGGILGCGNQVTTNSSACTTGTEGVLMGYERIANGQAERMLVGSCSDSGPYVWSGFDAMRILPRNYNDNPEAASRPMSASAAGFVPGSGAGALVLESLESARARNAKIYAEVLGGAINSGGQRGDGTMTAPNSEAVQRCISQAVRQSGIENSDIDVINGHLTATSKDALEIENWSTALKRSGTDFPYINSFKSLFGHCLSAAGSIECVAAVLQFEKSQVFGNINCEDVHPTITEIIDADCIPQKTITHKPHILAKASFGFGDVNACVIFKRYMD
- a CDS encoding 3-hydroxyacyl-ACP dehydratase FabZ family protein encodes the protein MTKTELINQLPYGPPFLFVDDLLEVNSDGVVGTYLFSEDSDFYRGHFKGAPVTPGVLLTECCAQIGVVCLGIYLLTEEGGFTVNNMQIGMSSSQMDFLLPVQPDEKVTVTSKKIYFRFNKLKCAVKMHNSKGELVCKGEISGMFKSDANA